One genomic window of Desulfurococcus mucosus DSM 2162 includes the following:
- a CDS encoding phosphoadenosine phosphosulfate reductase family protein codes for MVRIWPKTVKIYWDPWRDIPVVKPRQEVDLYYVVRLSEPGDARPAFQGDMEKLRNAVIYEYGGDEVYRRFFSNRLVLLNKVPHWDLMHEVVSSGNVLGQLYYDPFREKWRFRLTYTGAYLAVEDGLVDKVELNGPIYTGREVKPAPSTSMRQVVVADKKGVLKGLGEVYGDSLIIVKTFHDKTAPVETSGKPTSLSDAVKYNEEGLEALAEKSISFLRRLRRKHPLPVSVSYSGGKDSLVALDLAYKAYGELEMVFNDTGLELPETIRNVHEVSERYGVKLHVASAGDIFWRAVNVFGPPGKDYRWCCKVAKLVPIARLTRALWPNGALNIVGQRAFESLDRAKSPKTWRNKWIPHLLSTSPIQDWSQLECWLYIFRHNLPYNKLYEKGFDRLGCFLCPSSALAEFKDVEAEYPELWGRWASVLEEWRRKLNQPGEWVKLGLWRWLTPASAKRRIAKHVENYVVDWRSEYKHRLLGSSVNLAPLEVVEAGGELRVSFNREILTPTVKKVVEENMRGLGYSVTDEGSGLTVSSENTTIKISGNTLTVKPFTSSENLEDLVDLLKVTYRSYGCVKCGSCILWTPPGSAMLTANGPIPLKHLDGEARRFYLEACPISDQLVEKTLIPLIVGSPKAFKRKTRRRITTHSGTTATPGEGDTHKPPHPPRGTSSEH; via the coding sequence GTGGTGAGGATCTGGCCTAAGACGGTGAAAATATACTGGGACCCCTGGAGGGACATACCGGTTGTCAAACCAAGGCAGGAGGTAGACCTCTACTATGTCGTTAGGCTCAGTGAACCAGGGGACGCTAGGCCAGCCTTCCAGGGCGACATGGAGAAGCTGCGTAACGCAGTGATCTACGAGTACGGGGGCGATGAAGTATACAGACGCTTCTTCAGCAACCGCCTAGTATTGTTAAACAAGGTGCCACACTGGGATTTAATGCACGAGGTAGTCTCATCGGGAAACGTGCTGGGGCAACTATACTACGACCCCTTCAGGGAGAAATGGAGGTTCAGGTTAACCTACACCGGGGCATACCTGGCCGTTGAGGATGGATTAGTGGACAAGGTGGAGTTAAACGGGCCGATCTACACTGGTAGAGAGGTTAAGCCAGCGCCCAGCACCAGTATGAGGCAGGTCGTGGTAGCGGATAAGAAGGGGGTTTTAAAGGGGTTAGGCGAGGTGTACGGCGACAGCTTGATCATTGTTAAAACATTCCACGATAAGACTGCACCAGTGGAAACCAGCGGCAAGCCCACATCACTCAGCGACGCAGTGAAGTACAATGAGGAGGGATTAGAGGCCCTGGCTGAGAAATCCATCTCGTTCCTCAGGAGGCTTAGGAGGAAGCACCCTCTCCCCGTATCCGTCTCCTACTCGGGGGGCAAGGACAGCCTTGTAGCACTCGACCTAGCGTACAAGGCGTACGGAGAGCTTGAAATGGTGTTCAATGACACAGGCCTCGAGCTACCTGAAACCATTAGAAACGTCCACGAGGTATCCGAGAGATACGGGGTGAAACTACACGTTGCATCAGCCGGAGACATCTTCTGGAGGGCGGTCAATGTCTTCGGGCCCCCGGGGAAAGACTACAGGTGGTGCTGCAAGGTCGCCAAGCTGGTCCCGATAGCCAGGCTCACCAGGGCTCTATGGCCTAATGGAGCCTTAAACATCGTGGGGCAGAGAGCATTCGAGTCCCTGGACAGGGCTAAGAGCCCGAAGACATGGAGAAATAAGTGGATACCGCACCTTCTATCGACATCACCCATCCAGGATTGGAGTCAGCTCGAGTGCTGGCTCTACATATTCAGGCATAATCTACCATATAATAAGTTATATGAGAAAGGCTTCGACAGGCTCGGATGCTTCCTATGCCCCTCAAGCGCCCTAGCAGAGTTCAAAGACGTGGAGGCAGAGTACCCGGAGCTATGGGGCAGGTGGGCCAGCGTACTGGAGGAGTGGCGGAGGAAGCTGAATCAGCCAGGTGAATGGGTGAAACTGGGGTTATGGAGGTGGCTTACACCGGCGTCAGCGAAGAGAAGGATAGCCAAGCATGTTGAAAACTACGTTGTGGATTGGAGAAGCGAGTACAAGCATAGACTCCTCGGGAGCAGCGTGAACCTAGCCCCGCTTGAAGTAGTGGAGGCTGGCGGCGAACTAAGGGTCTCATTCAACAGGGAGATCCTGACCCCCACTGTGAAGAAAGTAGTCGAGGAGAACATGAGGGGACTCGGATACAGTGTCACAGATGAAGGCAGCGGGCTCACCGTCTCCTCGGAGAACACCACCATAAAGATCTCGGGTAACACCCTAACCGTCAAGCCGTTTACAAGCAGTGAAAACCTAGAGGACCTAGTAGACCTCCTCAAGGTAACCTACAGGTCATACGGGTGCGTCAAGTGCGGTAGCTGCATACTCTGGACGCCCCCAGGTAGCGCGATGCTCACAGCCAACGGCCCCATCCCCCTGAAACACCTCGACGGGGAAGCCAGGAGATTCTACCTAGAAGCATGCCCCATAAGCGACCAGCTCGTTGAGAAAACCCTCATACCGCTCATAGTAGGCAGCCCCAAGGCGTTTAAACGGAAAACAAGGAGGAGAATCACCACGCATAGCGGAACCACTGCAACACCCGGGGAAGGAGACACCCATAAGCCTCCACACCCGCCACGGGGAACCAGCTCAGAGCACTAA